The sequence below is a genomic window from candidate division WOR-1 bacterium RIFOXYB2_FULL_36_35.
CAAAGAGAGAGCTTAACGCTATAAAAAAATTATCTCCTTTTGGAGACATAAGTTTGCCTTTTTTACCTTGGGCGCGTCTATGATAATAGCCTGCAATTATTCTGCTCGCCTCTTTTCCTTCCAACTCATAGCTCACAGCTATTTTTTCAAAGAGTGATTTGTCTAGCTCTCCCCTTTGCAGCATTAAGGATTTTCCGTTGATATAAAAGAGTTGAATCCTTGCGCTCTTATAGTCCCCGTCAAAAAGCGCTTGGCATGCTTTTGCATACTCTAAACGTAGATTTAAAACAGGCTCATACGTTTTAAAATCATTTCCTTCTGACATTGTTGCGATATATCCTAACGCTTTTTCTGTGTCTTCTGCTAATTCTTGTGCTTCCTGCGGGCTCTTTATTGTGGGCAATGAATTTCCATCTGCTATCCTTCTCTCTCCGCTTCTTGTATAATCTACCAATCTATTTATTTTTGGGGCTAAAGCTAACTCTGCCATCCTGTAAGCGCCAACGGCATCTTCTTTTCTTCCAAGCCCTTCATAGCATTTTCCTATCAACTTCCACGCCACATCATCTTTTTCTTCGTCAGGGATATTATTAAAAAGATAAAGAAGCGCCATTTCATATTCTTCTGCTTCGACTAACGCTTGCCCATTTTCAATAGCTTCAGCGCTATTTTGTTGGGTGGGGGTTTCTCCTCTTGTAATTTGTTCTTTTTGGAAACTTAGAGAGTTTTCCGCTTGATCCTCAAACTGGCTTTTAACCCGAGGTTTAATAAGGAGCTCTTTATCCCCCTTAATCTCTATTTCTTCAATTGGGGGTGCGGTACTGGCTTCTTGTTTAGCGGAATGCTGTGCTGTTTTTGGGGTTGATTGGTTGTTTTGGGGAGGAGGAGCTAGACTTGTCAATGCTTCTTTCCCTTTTTCATTTAAGATTGATATGTTTTCTCTCGCTTTACTTGATCTTGTTTGAACAATTTTGGCTAACTCCGGATGGCTCTGTAATATCTTTGCTGCAAGTTCATACCAACTTATCTCGTCATAAGAGGCATTTAATTTTCTAAAATATCTTGCCATTAATTCAACATAAAAAAGAATTTCATCTCTTGCAAAAGAGTTCATTATTTCACTGTCTGCGATGGGATTGCTTTTCTGATTTTCTAGTTTTTCCGAAAGAGCTCTCACCTTAGCTATAACTATGCTTATAACTTCATCTTCTCTTTGCAGTTTTTCTCCTGTATTGATTGCCCTTGTTAACTGTTCTTGAGATTCTTTTGTTTTGTCTGATTTTTGGGGAGGGAGGGAGACTATTGCTGTTGTTTCGGATGAGTATATTCTTGGGGCGCTTAAGTCTTTTAATGGAGTTTTGTCCATCCTTTCCATTAATAACACATTTGTTCTATCTGCTTCTTTTAAATTCCCAGTTCTTTGATAACAGGTGTTGATTGCTTGAAGAACTCTTGGGCCACACATTGACTCGGGAATTTTTCTAAAAAATTTTAAAGCTCTTTTATAGTTTCCCTTATAATATGCCCTCATCCCGTTTCCTAGGTTTTCTTGTCGTCTTGCCAACTCTTCAAGTATTGTTGTGTCGGTTTTCTCCATCTTTTTTATTCTTTGCAAAATTTTAAAGCTCTTTTGAGCATTATCTATCCACCCTTGTGCTGTTTTTTCATCTTTTGGAATTGAGTTGTAATCCGGAATTAATTCATAGCTGTGGGTTTCTTCGGAATATATAGAAGTATAACTGCATAATAATTTGTTTTGAGCTTCCCTTTTTAAAAAATTTGTTTCTTTTTGTAATTCTGACAACCTTGTTGACATTGCTTTTTCAGAAAGCTCAGCTGCATCAAAAATTGAAAGAGGGTTTTGTCCTCCCGAATTTTCTTCTTCATCTTTTTCTTTTGTCCCAATGCTTGAAACTTTCTGTTCATCGTGACCTGGAAGAACTCCGGAATTTTTTAATGTTTCTATAGAAACTCTATCAGAATTCATTATAATCTCCTGCTTATATATCGAACAAAATAGGCCCTAATTTCATTGAAAGCGCATTAAATTTCAATGGTTTCCCCATGCTTATTAATCGGATTAACGCATGAGTAACTTGTGGGGTTTATTTGTTAGCATTGTGGTGCAATTTTAGCCTGAAATTTTCGATAATTATGTAGGAAAGAAAATTGATACAATTTTCCATGACTTGATACGATTAAAATATAAAGGTAGTATAGTCAAAAAATATGGGAGTGATGTTAAATGGATTTAGAAATTTTTAGGAATTTTGGGTGTCATGGATTTAATAGAGGACAAAAACAACCAGATAAACCCAATTCTGTTGCTTCGGAAGACAGATATGTTATTAATTTGTATGAAAGCTACGAAACATTGCTAAATCGGTTCGATGAGCTTAACAGCTCTTTTGACAAGCTCTCTATCTTTGAATTGATTAGTTTGGTGGATACTTGTAAAAAACTGGCGGCGCTTGACCCGGGGGACAAGGCAAAAAAGAGGTATCTTTTGACAGCTAAAGATGCTTATGAAAAAGCCCAGGAAAAGATGGTAGGACGTGGTGATAAAGCTCTTGTTACTGAGGCTATTGCAAGACTAAATACCAAGATAAGAGATTTGGAAGTTTCAATCTCGTTGGCCGTTGGGAATGCTGATGTTTTACCTATGCCGAACGAACCTTTGGCTCCTATGGAATCAGCAACTAGAACCATAATAGTTGCCGCCGATACTGAAAAAACAAACGGCGCATATAAAGGATGGAGCTATACTTCAAAAAAAATAATTGAAAAGCTTCGGAGTTTGAAAGAAGGAGAAGGGCTTGTAGTTGCTTTGAACGATGGAAATTCTTATATTCTTTCAAGAGTTGATGATGGACACGTTGCTATTTCAGGGAAATTTAAATGCCAGGAGCCCAAGACCTTAAATGATTTTTTATTGGGTGAAGTTCTTGGCGTTGATGATAAGGCTGCAAATAAAAATTACTCTGACTACAGAGCTCTTGTTAGTTTAAATCCCAATCAAGGTATTGCAAACAGCGGCCGGTTCGCCGTCTCTATCGAACCTATTGATATTGACAGTAACGGGACGATTACCTTAGGGCAACCTTCTGAAAAAAATGAGGAGCTTGCCACTTCCTCAAAAGAAAAGGATAAGAAGGGAGTTGTTGTGGGTGAAGGCGAACACAAACACCAATCCTTTAGAGAAATAGGGGTTTTAGCTGCTTTAGATCGAAGTAATTTAAAGGTAGAAGATGGTGTCCCAATTCCTAGTTTAATTATTGGGGTACGTGCTAAAAGCCCTGAAGACTTGAGTTTTCTTCCATCTCTTAGAGGGATGAGTCCAGCTTCTCCTCCTGTAACCCCAGGCCCTGCTGTCTCCTCTGTAAGCCAAGCTCCTACCACCGATGCTGCCGTGAATAGAAGAGCTGCGATAAAAATTGAGGGAACGGAGGAAGATAGTCCGATGGATATCGTAAAAACAGAGATACAACAGAAGGTTATTGAAGCAATACAAAAAGATAAAGGGCTAATGACTGACCTTGTAAACAAGTTACAATTAGGGATCTCTATCTCATTTAAAGTCAGGACATTTTATGACCCTGAGTCTTCGGTTTTGTCTATAAACGGAGTTTATGATGAAACGGGAGATAAAGGCTTTATAGACGCTTTGGTTTCTAAAGCTTCTTTTAGCGCGATTAACTATGAAGTAGAAGGGTTGACTTATTCTCCAGTATATCTTATTTCCATAAAACCTTCAGGGGAAAGAATAGAAGTACATATTGAAGACTCGGCCGAAGGGTTATCAAACCTAAAAATAGAGATCAGACATGATGGCTCTTCTGCTGGCAATTAACCCTTATTAGGATAATCGGGGTTAATTTATGTTGCTGGAGATCCCGCTAAAATTCCGGCCATAGCAAGTTCTTTTTTTTGACGGTCGCTTTCTTTAAGGGCAGTTTCATAGGTTTGGGAATCGCTGTCATACATTGAAGACAATTGGTTGTGCCAATATTCCAGGGAAAAGGCGTCTGCGATCCTATATGGTTTATGGAGACTGCTGCAATAGCGTGATGAGAAAATAGTAGGAAGAGACCTAAAATGGAGAAGATATTTTAACGTATCGTATTCACATCTTGCTATTGCATTTCTTATTTGCGTTGAAGATACATCAAAGCTCGGGAATCGATCGTTTCTTACAAAAAAACCTCTTTCTATCAAGTTGTTAAACCATAAATTTGCGCTATTGTGTGGCGGAGAGATAAATGTTTTTTCTTCTCTGTCCGAATATAATACTTTTATATCTCTCGGGGACAGCAAATCAAGCAAAAGAGCTTGATTTTGCCTTCTATAATAACTATTTACCTTGTCTACACCAGTTACATAATATACCCATTCGATATGTGGATTAAGCTCCATAAGCAATGAAAAGGCCATGATATCTAATAATCTTCTACGGCTTGTAAATCCATTTTCTGCGAACGGAATGCCCCCTAATATTGTTTCCATATCTTGTCTTAGGGTTGAGGAGTAAAAATCTGTGAATTGAATATTTGACTGGTTGATTATGCTTGTTATAATTTCATGGCGAATATCAAATGAAAGAGAAAAAGGTTTCTGTGGATTTGTTCCGCTTGGCATTAATATAATTCCATTTAAATTTTCAAAGAGTATTGCTCCTAGTGCTGTTGATAGATGGCCTATATGCAAAGGGTTGAAGCATCCCGGGAATAGCGCCATTTTTATAGAATTAAAACCGGTTTTTGCTAAAGCCTTGGTTTTATCAGAGTTAGTGTCATTGCTTTCCCAAAACCTGCTTGCTACTTCATTTGTTATGTTAGGGATTTCTTTTGTAGATAATTGTACTTTCCTTTGTCTTTTAGGAAGAGCTTGTATCCTGGCTTTTAAAAGATTTGCAGCTGCGCTTTGTGGATATAAGGAGAGCGTTAGCGCCGCTTGAGGTTGTCTTTGTTCGCATAGAAGCCTAAAATGTTCTGCCTGATACTTATCGAACGTTTCGAATCGTCTTTGTTGGATGCTGTGTTTGGCGCTTATGTTTGACATAGGTTTGTTTCGTCTGTTTTAAGTATTTATTTCACCCCGATTAGGAAATCGGGGTTCATTATATAATCATGTATTTGCTTTTTCAATTGTGCCTCTTTTATGATTGATTCATACAAAAATGTATTTTCATGCATTCAAATTCATACAAAAAAGTATATTTTCTCTCTTTTTTATCCTTTTTCTTTTGGCGGGATAATTGCTAACTAAAGGGTAATTTGTTGAGGTATATTTAAAAAAAGGAGAAAAACACAATGAAAAAAAGTTTTATTTCTATGTTTCTTGTTTGCTTTTTTGCCGGTTTATCTTTTGCGACACCGTCCACGCAGATATGGAATCCTTCAACAGATATCCAGGGGGTAGGAGTTCTGCATTTTGGCATAGATAACTATTTTACACAGGAGGGGCCGATTGACGGAGGGTATGCTTTCCCTACGGATTTGGGTTTAACTTACGGAATATTTCCAGGGTTTGAAATAGGGGCAGATATCATGCTTCCACAGCAAATCCCTTTTGTTTTTAATGCTAAATATGGAATAGGGGAAAAAGAAATTCTTCCGTCTTTTGCGATAGGCGGGTTTGGGTTTGGCACACAAAAGGATGTAACAGACCAAAATGTTTTATATGGAGTTGTTGCTAAAACATTTCCTGTTGCAGGAAGGTTTACTGCTGGATATTTTTCAGGGAATGAGAGAGTCCTTATTGATCCAACAGGTGCAAAAGACAATGCGGGATTAATTTTAACTTGGGACAAAGCTATAAACGATAAGTTGTGGGCATGCGTTGATTATGCAGGCACAAAGTCGGCCTTAGGCGCAACATTCTATGGAATCTCTTGGATGTTTTCAGGAAATACTTCTGTGATATTTGGATATGGCACCTATAACAATGGCGCAAAACCGACATTTACTACGCAGTTGGATATAAATATATAAAAGGGGGAAAATAAGATGATAAATGCTGGAGATACCGCTTGGGTTTTAATTTCTACCGCGCTCGTTATTATGATGACGCCGGCGCTGGGGTTTTTCTACGCGGGAATGGTGAGGCGTAAGAATATACTTTCAACTCTTATGCTTTCTGTTTCAATTCTCGCGCTGATTTCTGTGCAATGGGTGCTTTACGGATATTCATTATCATTTGGAACTGATCATGCTGGTCTTATAGGTGGTTTAAACTGGCTTGGGTTAAATGGGGTGGGGCAAGAAGCGAACGCTGGATATGCTGCCACAATTCCACATCTTGCGTTTATGGTGTTCCAGCTTGCTTTTGCCGTAATAACTCCTGCGCTTATTACCGGAGCTTTTGTTGAAAGAATAAATTTTGGAAGCTTCTTATTATATATTTTATTATGGTCAACTTTTGTTTATGCGCCTGTTGCTCACTGGGTATGGGGAATTGGAGGTTGGCTTAGAAATATAGGGGCACTTGATTTTGCGGGAGGGACCGTTGTTCATATAACAGCAGGTATTTCCGCGTTATCCATGGCAATGGTTATTGGAAAACGCAAAGGATATGGAAAAACCCCGATGGAACCATCAAATATTCCTCTTACAGTTTTGGGGGCTTTTCTTTTATGGTTTGGCTGGTTTGGGTTTAATGGTGGATCAGCATTGGCGGCAAACGGGCTTGCGGTTTCTGCTTTTGTTGTTACAAATACTGCTGCGGCATCTGCGGCTCTTGCTTGGATGGTTGTAAGCTGGATTCACAAAAGACCAAGCGTCTTAGGTTTGGCAACTGGAGCTGTCGTAGGGCTCGTTGCCATTACTCCTGCTTCAGGATATGTGAGTCCCTTGTCCGCGATAATAATAGGGGCTGTTGCGGCCATTATTTCTTACTATGCAATTCTTATCCGCACAAAAAGCGGGCTGGACGATTCGCTAGATGTTTTTGCTTGCCACGGAATGGGAGGAATTGTTGGTGCTTTGGCTACAGGCCTCTTTGCTGAAAAAGCTATAAATTCTGCTGGTGCAAATGGATTGTTCTTTGGAAACCCTGGACAGTTTGGAATTCAAGCTTTTACGGTAGCCGTAGTCGTTCTCTTTGCTTTTGTTGTAAGCTTTATCCTTGCAAAGGTTGTTGATGCTATCTTCTCTTTGAGAGCAAAAGAGTCGGAAGAGAATATCGGGCTTGATATAGCTCAGCATGGCGAAACGGCGTTTAGCTAAAAATTTAGGAGGAGACTAAAATGAGTTTTAAAAAAATAGAGGCAATTATAAGGTCGGAAAAAATAGAAGAAGTAAGAATTGCTCTTGAAGAAGAGGGATTTGTTGGAATGACTGTTACAGAGGTAAAAGGGCGGGGGACGCAAAAGGGAATAGTCCTTGAATGGCGGGCTGGAGAATATCGGGTTGAATTTTTGCCGAAGCTAAAGGTGGAGGTCATCGTTGACGACTTTGATTGCGAGAGAGCAATCAGTGCCATTGAAAAATCTGCAAGAACTGGACAACAGGGAGACGGCAAAATATTTGTTTATCCTGTTGAGAATATTATAAGGGTTAGGACGGGGGAGCGGGGAGATAAAGCGATTTAGGATAAAAAAAGGAGCTCGAAAATTCTCGAGCTCCTTTTATGTTTAATAAATTTTAGCCAATAGATATGCTTAAGGCCGGTTTTTCGGCAATAAAAATCTTCATGTCTTCTCTAAGGGATAAAGTTTTTAAAATGTCTTTTATTTCCCTTTTTTGATTTCTACTTCCACAAGCAATAAGAATATCGCCTTTTGATTCTTCTAAGGTAGTTTCAAGTTGTTCTTTTATAAGGTGCACATTTAACCTAGGTTCATCTAAATCTATAACAGTTAAAGCTTTGTCACGGGGATTGAAATGTTCAACTGTAAAAGAAAAGTCTGCTTTAATCCCTTCAAGCCTCTCCCCAAAACCTCGAGCTTCTTTGTTGTTTCTTAAATCAACAATGCGAACCCCATTTGTGAGGTCTAATTTTTTCGAGGCCACTCTTGCCCTGCCTTCTGAAAAGTAATTGTTTCCTTTCACTTTTTCATTTGGCTTTGAATAATCTATATTTACTGTTAAATATTTTTCCGTCCCCATAAAATGGAACCTCACAGCAGAAGCCATTTGAATTGTGCCAGAGACTGTTTTAACTTTCTCGATTGGACGAAAACCTCTTATTATCATTTTAAGCATTCCTCCTTATTTCAAGACCGAAACTATGATTGAATGAATTATCTCCACCCCCTTATTTCTTATCGCCTATTGCTTACTTGTCGCCCCCCCCTCCAGAAAATTTCAGTGTATTTTTATCGACAGTATTGCAATACTGAGGGATGTTTGTGATTCTTGAAGAACTGTTTGAATTAATGGCAATTTCCCCAGGTATGAACCCCGATTAGGAAATCGGGGTTAAATAATGAAATCAAATACCCTAAAAATTAAATAAAAAGGCAAAGAAATAAGTTCATATTTTAATGTGTTGGAGTCTGGAAGTGATAATTCGTTTTTATTAAGGGATAAACCTCCATTATATATTCTAATGCCAAAACTGCTGCCACTTCTATATAAAAATTGGTGTAAAGATT
It includes:
- a CDS encoding ammonia channel protein, with the protein product MNAGDTAWVLISTALVIMMTPALGFFYAGMVRRKNILSTLMLSVSILALISVQWVLYGYSLSFGTDHAGLIGGLNWLGLNGVGQEANAGYAATIPHLAFMVFQLAFAVITPALITGAFVERINFGSFLLYILLWSTFVYAPVAHWVWGIGGWLRNIGALDFAGGTVVHITAGISALSMAMVIGKRKGYGKTPMEPSNIPLTVLGAFLLWFGWFGFNGGSALAANGLAVSAFVVTNTAAASAALAWMVVSWIHKRPSVLGLATGAVVGLVAITPASGYVSPLSAIIIGAVAAIISYYAILIRTKSGLDDSLDVFACHGMGGIVGALATGLFAEKAINSAGANGLFFGNPGQFGIQAFTVAVVVLFAFVVSFILAKVVDAIFSLRAKESEENIGLDIAQHGETAFS
- a CDS encoding transcriptional regulator (indirectly regulates nitrogen metabolism; at high nitrogen levels P-II prevents the phosphorylation of NR-I, the transcriptional activator of the glutamine synthetase gene (glnA); at low nitrogen levels P-II is uridylylated to form PII-UMP and interacts with an adenylyltransferase (GlnE) that activates GlnA), whose translation is MSFKKIEAIIRSEKIEEVRIALEEEGFVGMTVTEVKGRGTQKGIVLEWRAGEYRVEFLPKLKVEVIVDDFDCERAISAIEKSARTGQQGDGKIFVYPVENIIRVRTGERGDKAI